The region GCAACGGGATCAGCACGGACTATGAGATGGGCAAGCTTTTCGGCGATGCCGAAATCCTCTACACCTACGAGGGCAGCTACGAGATCAATTCCCTGATCGTGGCGCGGGCCGTGACCGGGAAATCGGCCTTCGTCTAGGCAGCCGGATCCGCGTTAGGCGTGCGCGTAAGGCATGTGGGACACTGGAGGGCAGAACTTTTCGAATCAAAGGAGGCAGCTATGAGCAAGCGTGCACGCAAGCGTCGTGACCGTAAGCGCGGCGGCGCTAACCACGGTAAGCGTCCCAACGCCTAAGCAGAGCTTAGGTAGCCGCGTGGCCGGACGGCCAGGCACAAAGAACCCCCGGAACCTTTTGGTACCGGGGGTTCTTTGTGCCTGTGGTGAGGCCCGACGACGGGACTAGTGGTCCGCCGTCTGGATCTGGCTGATGCGGCTAAGGATGCTGGCCTTCAGCGTCTCGGGTGCTGCCTCAGTGCAGGACCGTTTGACGACCGAACGGATGACGCACTCAAGGTCATGTTCCTGGGCGCATTCGGGACAGCCGTCGAGGTGTTCCTTGATTTCCACCAG is a window of Arthrobacter sp. zg-Y1171 DNA encoding:
- a CDS encoding 50S ribosomal protein bL37, producing the protein MSKRARKRRDRKRGGANHGKRPNA
- the rsrA gene encoding mycothiol system anti-sigma-R factor — protein: MSDCQSLGDCDDARIERLYEYLDGALSHEDLVEIKEHLDGCPECAQEHDLECVIRSVVKRSCTEAAPETLKASILSRISQIQTADH